The Pseudomonas kermanshahensis genome includes a window with the following:
- a CDS encoding YciC family protein, with translation MNPLSVLRDSLYFFRRHLPNILPLCLPLVVLEALVTQLLYRQMGDQASPAYGMLVSLLLYPLYSAALILYLDTRSNGQEIAKRDLFARAVQLWPQLALLILISSLLIMAGLALFIFPGVWIMINLVFAEYLLVLRGLPVVQSMRESARMTTGNFLRIMICVLAVLAPIWLIDGLLLMAFPEPSPGMELAMDSLSGFLQLFSTVVLYRLFTLLESPASS, from the coding sequence ATGAATCCGCTGAGCGTTCTGCGCGACTCCCTGTACTTCTTCCGCCGCCACCTGCCGAACATCCTCCCGCTGTGCCTGCCGCTGGTGGTGCTCGAAGCCTTAGTCACCCAGCTGCTGTACCGGCAAATGGGCGACCAGGCGTCGCCGGCCTACGGCATGCTGGTCAGCTTGCTGTTGTACCCGCTGTACAGCGCGGCGCTGATCCTTTACCTCGACACCCGCAGCAATGGCCAGGAGATCGCCAAGCGCGACCTGTTTGCCCGGGCCGTGCAACTGTGGCCGCAGCTGGCCCTGCTGATTCTCATCAGCTCTCTGCTGATCATGGCCGGCCTGGCGTTGTTCATCTTCCCGGGCGTGTGGATCATGATCAACCTGGTGTTCGCCGAGTACCTGCTGGTACTGCGGGGCCTGCCGGTGGTGCAGTCGATGCGCGAAAGTGCGCGGATGACCACCGGCAACTTCCTGCGCATCATGATTTGCGTGCTGGCGGTGCTGGCGCCGATCTGGCTGATCGACGGGCTGCTGCTGATGGCCTTCCCAGAGCCGTCCCCCGGCATGGAACTGGCCATGGACAGCCTCAGCGGCTTCTTGCAGCTGTTCAGCACCGTGGTGCTGTACCGCCTGTTCACGCTGCTGGAGTCTCCTGCCAGCAGCTGA
- a CDS encoding DUF2076 domain-containing protein, with the protein MNTEEQTLIDSLFGRIKQAEDPSQPRDAQAQACIEAHVRQQPAAPYYMAQAILVQEAAIKRLDEQNKQLEAELQQARAQVEASRAGNSSPTSNGGGGFLSSLFGSGGRNTPPAVQPQRPSAPVAGGGGWREPSAPGFSPQQPQQQQQAGFGAAPARGGASSFLGGAMQTAAGVAGGVLLAQGISRLFNHNSQPEEVVEVIKEEPTPASDSGGWNDQGGQQQVADNGGWGNDQGGYADTDYGGGDGGFFSDDDSYV; encoded by the coding sequence ATGAACACTGAAGAACAAACCCTGATCGATAGCCTGTTCGGCCGCATCAAGCAAGCGGAAGACCCGAGCCAGCCGCGCGACGCGCAGGCCCAGGCGTGCATCGAAGCGCATGTGCGTCAGCAGCCGGCAGCGCCTTACTACATGGCCCAGGCGATCCTCGTGCAAGAAGCCGCGATCAAGCGCCTTGATGAGCAGAACAAGCAACTGGAGGCGGAGCTCCAGCAAGCTCGGGCACAGGTCGAAGCCAGCCGCGCCGGTAACAGCAGCCCCACCAGCAACGGTGGCGGTGGTTTTCTGTCGAGCCTCTTTGGTTCGGGTGGGCGTAACACGCCACCGGCCGTGCAACCGCAGCGCCCCTCGGCGCCCGTTGCTGGCGGGGGTGGCTGGCGTGAACCGTCGGCGCCGGGCTTCAGCCCGCAGCAACCGCAGCAACAGCAGCAAGCTGGCTTCGGCGCAGCGCCAGCGCGAGGGGGCGCCAGCAGCTTCCTCGGCGGTGCGATGCAGACCGCTGCCGGCGTGGCCGGCGGGGTGTTGCTGGCCCAAGGGATCAGCCGCCTGTTCAACCACAACTCGCAGCCAGAGGAAGTGGTCGAAGTGATCAAGGAAGAGCCGACACCGGCCAGCGACAGCGGCGGCTGGAACGACCAGGGCGGGCAGCAGCAGGTGGCCGACAACGGCGGTTGGGGCAATGACCAGGGTGGTTACGCCGATACCGATTACGGCGGTGGTGACGGCGGGTTCTTCTCCGACGACGATTCCTACGTCTGA
- the yedA gene encoding drug/metabolite exporter YedA: MPASRRFPLLLIGAFMALYLVWGSTYLFIRIGVESWPPMLMAGVRFLIAGSLLYGFLRWRGVPAPTWPQWRAAGAIGFLLLSCGNGGVTVAEHAGVASGVAALAVATVPLFTLVFGLLFGHRNSRLEWAGIGLGLAGIALLNLGSNLQASPIGAALILFAAASWAFGSVWSKSLPLPQGPMASAAEMLVGGAVLLLGSVLSGERMTQMPTAAGWGALAYLVFFGSILAFSAYMYLLKHVRPAAATSYAYVNPAVAVLLGIVFAGEQIGAEECVAMAVIIGAVVLIGLPQWRKAPAPAQPLKGEICK; this comes from the coding sequence ATGCCTGCCTCCCGCCGCTTCCCACTCCTGCTCATCGGTGCCTTCATGGCCCTGTACCTGGTCTGGGGGTCCACCTACCTGTTCATTCGCATCGGCGTCGAATCGTGGCCACCGATGCTCATGGCAGGCGTGCGCTTTCTGATCGCCGGGAGCCTGTTGTATGGCTTTCTGCGCTGGCGCGGTGTGCCGGCACCGACCTGGCCGCAATGGCGGGCCGCAGGGGCAATCGGCTTTCTGTTGCTCAGCTGTGGTAACGGCGGCGTGACCGTGGCCGAACACGCCGGTGTGGCGTCCGGCGTGGCGGCCTTGGCGGTAGCGACGGTGCCGCTGTTCACCCTGGTCTTCGGCCTGCTGTTCGGCCACCGCAACTCGCGGCTCGAATGGGCGGGGATCGGCCTCGGGCTGGCCGGTATCGCACTGCTTAACCTCGGCTCCAACTTGCAGGCAAGCCCGATTGGCGCGGCACTGATTCTGTTCGCGGCGGCCTCGTGGGCATTTGGTTCGGTGTGGAGCAAAAGCTTGCCGCTGCCGCAGGGGCCGATGGCCAGTGCCGCCGAAATGCTGGTGGGCGGTGCCGTGTTGCTGCTGGGCAGTGTGCTGTCGGGCGAGCGCATGACCCAGATGCCCACCGCTGCCGGTTGGGGCGCGCTGGCCTACCTGGTGTTCTTCGGCTCGATCCTGGCGTTCAGTGCCTACATGTACCTGCTCAAGCATGTGCGCCCGGCGGCTGCTACCAGCTATGCCTACGTCAACCCGGCGGTGGCGGTGCTGTTGGGGATCGTCTTCGCCGGCGAACAGATCGGCGCCGAAGAATGCGTGGCCATGGCGGTGATCATTGGCGCAGTGGTGCTGATCGGCCTGCCTCAGTGGCGCAAGGCACCCGCGCCTGCGCAACCGTTGAAGGGCGAAATCTGCAAGTAG
- the hrpB gene encoding ATP-dependent helicase HrpB, translating into MISLPIDTVLPALRQALENRDEAVLEAPPGAGKTTRVPLALLDAPWLAGQTIVMLEPRRLAARAAAERLASELGEKVGETVGYRIRLDSKVGPKTRIEVVTEGILTRRLQADPALEGVGLLIFDEFHERSLDADLALALSLNGRELLRDEPPLKILLMSATLEGERLSRLLDDAPVVSSEGRMYPVDIRWGRPFQSGEFIEPRVVDCVLHALADQAGSVLVFLPGQAEIRRVHQSLQDMLGERSDILLCPLHGELDLNAQRAAIDPAPAGKRKVVLATNIAETSLTIDGVRVVVDAGLARVPRFDPGSGMTRLDTQRISRASATQRAGRAGRLEPGVCYRLWSEAQHDQLAAHGSAEILQADLAGLALQLARWGVTPDQLHWLDQPPAAAFSQAQDLLARLSAFKAGSRDNLSEHGHAMAELPAHPRIAHLLLRGQGLGLAAMACDVAALLGERDIQRGGGADLHSRLALISGESKTARGGQGGVQRARQLARQYRGLLRGKAGAGVADPDHPRWLGALLALAYPDRVAQQRREGGAEYRLANGRAALFAEVDALMKCPWLVIADLGSRQGQREERIYLAAEFDPALLDDVLAEQVERIDILDWDDREQVLRAERQTKVGELVLSREPLPGLDDDARARALLGLVRRKGLNLLTWTPELRQWQARVALLRQLDLDKTGQSEWPDLSDEALLATLEGWLQPYLGKVSRLSHFAALDLSSMLRNLLPWPLPQRLDEWAPAHLAVPSGSHIRLDYSENPPILAVRLQELFGLADTPRIAQGRQQVKLHLLSPARRPVQVTQDLANFWRTTYAEVKKDLKGRYPKHYWPDDPLVAEATARAKPRGT; encoded by the coding sequence ATGATTTCATTACCGATCGATACTGTTTTGCCCGCCTTGCGCCAGGCCTTGGAAAACCGCGACGAAGCCGTGCTCGAAGCACCGCCCGGCGCCGGCAAGACCACCCGTGTGCCCTTGGCATTGCTGGACGCGCCGTGGCTGGCTGGGCAAACCATCGTGATGCTCGAACCACGCCGCCTGGCCGCCCGCGCGGCGGCCGAAAGGCTGGCCAGCGAGCTGGGTGAAAAGGTCGGGGAGACCGTGGGCTATCGTATTCGCCTGGACAGTAAGGTCGGGCCGAAGACCCGTATCGAGGTGGTCACCGAGGGTATTCTCACCCGCCGCTTGCAGGCAGACCCTGCGCTGGAGGGTGTGGGGCTGTTGATCTTCGACGAGTTCCACGAACGCAGCCTGGACGCTGACCTGGCCCTGGCCTTGAGCCTCAATGGGCGTGAACTGCTACGTGACGAACCGCCCCTGAAAATCTTGCTGATGTCGGCGACGCTGGAGGGCGAGCGGCTGTCGCGGCTGCTTGACGATGCGCCGGTGGTCAGCAGTGAAGGCCGCATGTACCCGGTGGATATCCGCTGGGGTCGGCCGTTCCAGTCGGGCGAGTTCATTGAGCCGCGGGTCGTCGATTGCGTGCTCCATGCGCTGGCGGACCAGGCCGGCAGCGTGCTGGTATTCCTGCCCGGCCAGGCCGAAATCCGCCGCGTTCATCAGAGCCTTCAGGACATGCTGGGCGAACGTTCCGACATCCTGCTTTGCCCATTGCACGGCGAGCTCGACCTCAATGCCCAGCGTGCGGCGATCGACCCAGCCCCTGCCGGCAAGCGCAAAGTGGTGCTGGCCACCAACATCGCCGAAACCAGCCTGACCATCGACGGCGTGCGCGTGGTGGTTGATGCCGGCTTGGCACGGGTGCCGCGCTTCGACCCCGGCAGCGGCATGACGCGGCTCGACACCCAGCGTATCTCTCGCGCCAGCGCCACCCAGCGCGCCGGCCGGGCTGGCCGCCTGGAGCCGGGGGTGTGCTACCGGCTGTGGTCCGAGGCCCAGCATGACCAGTTGGCGGCACATGGCAGCGCAGAAATCCTCCAGGCCGACCTCGCCGGCCTGGCCTTGCAACTGGCCCGGTGGGGCGTCACCCCTGATCAACTGCACTGGCTGGACCAACCGCCCGCGGCGGCGTTCTCCCAGGCCCAGGACCTGCTGGCACGGCTCAGTGCCTTCAAGGCGGGCAGCCGCGACAACCTCAGCGAGCACGGCCACGCCATGGCCGAACTGCCGGCCCACCCACGTATCGCCCATTTGCTGCTGCGCGGGCAGGGTCTGGGCTTGGCGGCCATGGCCTGTGATGTCGCGGCCCTGTTGGGGGAGCGTGATATCCAGCGCGGGGGTGGCGCCGACCTGCACAGCCGGCTGGCGCTGATCAGCGGTGAAAGCAAAACAGCCCGAGGCGGGCAGGGCGGCGTGCAGCGTGCGCGGCAGCTGGCCCGCCAGTACCGTGGGCTGCTGCGTGGCAAGGCGGGTGCCGGGGTTGCCGACCCTGATCATCCACGCTGGTTGGGCGCACTGTTGGCGCTGGCCTACCCAGACCGGGTTGCCCAGCAGCGCCGCGAGGGCGGTGCCGAGTATCGCCTGGCCAATGGCCGCGCGGCCCTGTTCGCCGAGGTCGATGCCTTGATGAAATGCCCCTGGCTGGTGATTGCCGACCTGGGCAGCCGCCAAGGCCAGCGGGAAGAACGCATTTACCTGGCGGCCGAGTTCGACCCCGCACTGCTGGACGACGTGCTGGCCGAGCAGGTCGAGCGTATTGATATCCTCGACTGGGACGACCGCGAGCAGGTGCTGCGCGCCGAGCGCCAGACCAAGGTTGGCGAACTGGTGCTCAGCCGCGAGCCGTTGCCTGGCCTGGACGACGACGCCCGCGCCAGAGCCCTGCTCGGCCTGGTACGGCGTAAAGGCTTGAACCTGCTGACCTGGACACCCGAATTGCGCCAGTGGCAGGCGCGGGTGGCGTTGTTACGTCAGCTGGACCTGGACAAGACCGGGCAAAGTGAGTGGCCAGATTTAAGCGACGAAGCCCTGCTGGCGACCCTGGAAGGCTGGCTGCAACCCTACCTGGGCAAGGTGTCCCGCTTGAGCCATTTTGCCGCGTTGGATCTGTCGTCGATGCTGCGCAACCTGTTGCCATGGCCGTTGCCGCAGCGCCTCGACGAATGGGCGCCGGCGCACCTGGCCGTGCCGTCCGGCTCGCACATACGGCTGGACTACAGTGAAAACCCGCCCATCCTCGCCGTGCGCCTGCAGGAGCTGTTTGGCCTGGCAGACACGCCACGCATCGCCCAAGGGCGACAGCAGGTCAAATTGCACCTGCTATCGCCAGCACGCCGGCCCGTGCAGGTGACTCAGGATTTGGCCAACTTCTGGCGCACGACCTATGCCGAGGTGAAGAAGGACCTCAAGGGCCGTTATCCCAAGCACTATTGGCCGGATGACCCGCTGGTGGCCGAAGCCACGGCGCGGGCCAAGCCACGGGGTACCTGA
- a CDS encoding NYN domain-containing protein — protein sequence MKKIALFADVQNLYYTVRQAHGCHFNYAALWAEVSREGQIVEAVAYAIDRGDSKQQQFQQILRNLGFEVRLKPYIQRSDGSAKGDWDVGITLDVIDAASRVDQVVLASGDGDFDLLLERVIQRHGAEAVVYGVPGLTAMSLIRAASRYVPIEGRLLLRH from the coding sequence GTGAAAAAGATCGCGTTGTTCGCCGACGTGCAGAACCTCTACTACACCGTGCGCCAGGCGCATGGCTGCCACTTCAATTACGCCGCGTTGTGGGCCGAGGTCAGCCGTGAAGGGCAGATTGTCGAAGCCGTGGCCTATGCCATCGACCGCGGTGACAGCAAGCAACAGCAGTTCCAGCAGATCTTGCGCAACCTCGGGTTCGAGGTACGCCTTAAACCGTACATCCAGCGCAGTGACGGCTCGGCCAAAGGTGACTGGGATGTGGGCATTACCCTGGATGTGATCGACGCCGCCAGCCGCGTGGACCAGGTGGTGTTGGCCTCCGGTGATGGCGACTTCGATTTGTTGCTGGAGCGGGTTATCCAGCGCCATGGTGCCGAAGCGGTGGTGTATGGCGTGCCTGGGCTTACGGCGATGTCACTGATCCGTGCTGCGAGCCGTTATGTGCCTATTGAGGGGCGGTTGTTGTTGCGGCATTGA